One Amorphoplanes digitatis genomic window carries:
- a CDS encoding M50 family metallopeptidase, producing the protein MLYWLGTAAFALAILISVSLHELGHMITAKRFGMKVTKYFVGFGPTIFSFHRGETEYGLKAIPLGGFCKIVGMTPQDDDVSEEDQPRAMWRYPVWKRTVVMSAGSVTHFALAIVAAWCAAVFVGLPNPDLPTTVAQQIALPARISVGKCVQVVYSEKECNVGVGTDVAAPSAAAGLLTGDVITKVGDTPITSYGQLTDVIRAAKPGPTTFEYTRDGVAGSTTVNMIEAQRPPLDDPKGPITKVSVVGIGQSIGMPGTVTYGPIDGIGASLRYDWSLVEGSFVAMKRIPEKIPALWRSITGDERDPNTPISVIGASRIGGEAIERGVPEVFLLIFISLNVFIGIFNLLPLLPLDGGHIAIAWYERARSWLYAKMHKPDPGRVDYFKLMPLTYVVILIGGAFTLLTATADVINPITIFSK; encoded by the coding sequence ATGCTGTACTGGTTGGGAACGGCGGCCTTCGCGCTGGCGATTTTGATCTCGGTCAGCCTCCATGAGCTGGGCCACATGATCACGGCCAAGCGGTTCGGCATGAAGGTGACAAAGTATTTCGTCGGCTTCGGCCCGACGATCTTCTCGTTCCACCGCGGCGAGACCGAGTACGGCCTCAAGGCCATCCCGCTCGGCGGCTTCTGCAAGATCGTCGGGATGACGCCGCAGGACGACGACGTCTCGGAGGAGGACCAGCCGCGGGCCATGTGGCGCTACCCGGTGTGGAAGCGCACGGTCGTGATGTCCGCCGGCTCGGTCACCCACTTCGCGCTGGCCATCGTCGCCGCCTGGTGCGCCGCGGTCTTCGTCGGCCTGCCCAACCCCGACCTGCCGACCACCGTCGCGCAGCAGATCGCCCTGCCGGCCCGGATCTCGGTCGGCAAGTGCGTGCAGGTCGTCTACAGCGAGAAGGAATGCAACGTCGGAGTCGGCACCGACGTGGCAGCGCCGTCGGCCGCGGCGGGTCTGCTGACCGGCGACGTGATCACCAAGGTCGGCGACACCCCGATCACCAGCTACGGCCAGCTCACCGACGTGATCCGGGCCGCGAAGCCCGGGCCGACGACGTTCGAGTACACCCGCGACGGCGTGGCCGGCAGCACCACCGTGAACATGATCGAGGCGCAGCGCCCGCCGCTCGACGACCCGAAGGGCCCGATCACCAAGGTCTCGGTGGTGGGCATCGGCCAGAGCATCGGCATGCCGGGCACGGTCACCTACGGCCCGATCGACGGCATCGGCGCCAGCCTGCGCTACGACTGGAGCCTGGTCGAGGGCTCGTTCGTGGCGATGAAGCGCATCCCCGAGAAGATCCCGGCGCTCTGGCGCTCGATCACCGGCGATGAGCGCGACCCGAACACCCCGATCAGCGTCATCGGCGCGAGCCGGATCGGCGGCGAGGCGATCGAGCGCGGCGTGCCCGAGGTGTTCCTGCTGATCTTCATCTCGCTGAACGTCTTCATCGGCATCTTCAACCTGCTGCCGCTGCTGCCGCTCGACGGCGGCCACATCGCCATCGCCTGGTACGAGCGGGCGCGCTCGTGGCTCTACGCCAAGATGCACAAGCCCGACCCGGGCCGCGTCGACTACTTCAAGCTGATGCCGTTGACGTACGTAGTCATCCTGATCGGTGGCGCGTTCACCCTGTTGACAGCCACCGCCGACGTGATCAACCCGATCACGATCTTCTCGAAGTGA
- the ispG gene encoding flavodoxin-dependent (E)-4-hydroxy-3-methylbut-2-enyl-diphosphate synthase, producing MTAISLGMPAVPPPPLATRRLSRQINVGGVLVGGGAPVSVQSMTTTLTSDVNATLQQIAELTAAGCQIVRVAVPSQDDVEALPAIAKKSQIPVIADIHFQPRYVFAAIDAGCAAVRVNPGNIRQFDDKVKEIAKAAGDANVPIRIGVNAGSLDKRLLEKYGKATAEALVESALWECSLFEEHGFRDIKISVKHNDPVVMIRAYRQLAEQCDYPLHLGVTEAGPAFQGTIKSAVAFGALLAEGIGDTIRVSLSAPPVEEIKVGQGILESLGLRERGLEIVSCPSCGRAQVDVYTLAEQVTAALEGFPVPLRVAVMGCVVNGPGEAREADLGVASGNGKGQIFVKGQVIKTVPESIIVETLVEEALRLADQMGAEIPDELRELLPGATVTVH from the coding sequence ATGACCGCAATCAGTCTCGGCATGCCGGCAGTTCCGCCGCCCCCGCTGGCCACCCGTCGGCTGAGCCGCCAGATCAACGTCGGTGGCGTCCTGGTGGGCGGTGGCGCGCCGGTCAGCGTCCAGTCGATGACCACGACGCTGACCTCCGACGTCAACGCGACCCTCCAGCAGATCGCCGAGCTCACCGCCGCCGGCTGCCAGATCGTCCGGGTCGCGGTGCCGTCGCAGGACGACGTCGAGGCGCTGCCGGCGATCGCGAAGAAGTCGCAGATCCCGGTGATCGCGGACATCCACTTCCAGCCCCGCTACGTCTTCGCGGCGATCGACGCCGGCTGCGCGGCGGTCCGGGTCAACCCCGGCAACATCCGCCAGTTCGACGACAAGGTCAAGGAGATCGCCAAGGCGGCCGGGGACGCGAACGTCCCGATCCGCATCGGCGTGAACGCGGGCTCGCTCGACAAGCGCCTGCTGGAGAAGTACGGCAAGGCGACCGCCGAGGCCCTGGTCGAGTCGGCCCTCTGGGAATGCTCCCTCTTCGAGGAGCACGGCTTCCGCGACATCAAGATCTCGGTCAAGCACAACGACCCGGTCGTGATGATCCGCGCATACCGCCAGCTGGCCGAGCAGTGCGACTACCCGCTGCACCTCGGCGTGACCGAGGCCGGCCCGGCGTTCCAGGGCACGATCAAGAGCGCGGTGGCGTTCGGCGCCCTGCTGGCCGAGGGCATCGGCGACACCATCCGGGTCTCCCTCTCCGCACCGCCGGTCGAGGAGATCAAGGTCGGCCAGGGGATCCTGGAGTCGCTCGGCCTGCGCGAGCGCGGCCTCGAGATCGTCTCCTGCCCGTCGTGCGGCCGCGCCCAGGTCGACGTCTACACGCTCGCGGAGCAGGTCACGGCGGCGCTCGAGGGATTCCCGGTGCCGCTGCGGGTCGCGGTCATGGGCTGCGTAGTCAACGGCCCGGGCGAGGCGCGAGAGGCGGACCTCGGCGTAGCCTCCGGCAACGGCAAGGGCCAGATCTTCGTAAAGGGCCAGGTCATCAAGACGGTCCCGGAGTCGATCATCGTCGAAACCCTGGTCGAGGAGGCCCTGCGCCTCGCCGACCAGATGGGCGCCGAAATCCCGGACGAACTCCGCGAACTCCTCCCAGGCGCGACCGTCACGGTCCACTGA
- a CDS encoding PadR family transcriptional regulator yields the protein MRDMHEGRGRGFGFPPGFPFGPGGPGGPGGFGGFAGFGAGGPGGHGHRRGGRGSRPNVRPALLALLLERPMHGYEMIQELERRTGGIWRPSPGSVYPTLQLLEDEGLIEAEVTGGRKRFTLTEAGRAEATAAAENPPWNQFSNDTMSQVQDFRDAAIGIMDALRQVGFNGTPEQRQRALEILNETKRKLYAVLADGE from the coding sequence ATGCGTGACATGCACGAGGGCCGCGGTCGCGGGTTCGGCTTCCCGCCGGGCTTCCCCTTCGGACCGGGCGGACCTGGCGGACCCGGTGGCTTCGGCGGCTTCGCCGGCTTCGGCGCCGGGGGCCCGGGCGGGCACGGTCACCGCCGCGGCGGTCGCGGCAGCCGCCCCAACGTGCGGCCGGCCCTGCTCGCGCTGCTGCTCGAGCGGCCCATGCACGGCTACGAGATGATTCAGGAGCTGGAGCGCCGCACCGGCGGCATCTGGCGCCCGAGCCCGGGCTCGGTCTACCCGACCCTGCAACTGCTCGAGGACGAGGGCCTCATCGAGGCCGAGGTCACCGGCGGCCGCAAGCGCTTCACGCTCACCGAGGCCGGCCGCGCGGAGGCTACCGCCGCGGCGGAGAACCCGCCGTGGAACCAGTTCAGCAACGACACGATGTCCCAGGTGCAGGATTTCCGCGACGCGGCGATCGGCATCATGGACGCCCTGCGCCAGGTGGGCTTCAACGGCACGCCGGAGCAGCGCCAGCGAGCCCTGGAGATCCTGAACGAGACCAAGCGCAAGCTCTACGCCGTCCTCGCCGACGGCGAATGA
- a CDS encoding GNAT family N-acetyltransferase: MLTVPIRQLGESERAAVERILDQDPYAGAQIAERVAAHGLNWWRSDGRIYGYGTGRRVESVCWSGAHLVPVCATPAAVTAYADLLGAEPRICSSIIGRADAVLELWDRLGGHWGPARDVRPHQPLLVADREAPIVADPQVRLVKLGEVDQLFPAAVAMYTEEVGVSPLLDDGGRGYRRRIADLVRAKRAYARFVGDRVVFKAELAIVTRRTTQVQGVWVDPEYRGRGLAAGAMAAVVRDALRRVAPTVSLYVNDYNTPARRVYARCGFVPNGSFATVLF, encoded by the coding sequence GTGCTGACGGTGCCCATTCGCCAACTCGGCGAGTCCGAGCGGGCGGCGGTCGAGCGGATCCTCGACCAAGACCCGTACGCCGGTGCCCAGATCGCCGAGCGTGTGGCGGCTCACGGGCTGAACTGGTGGCGTTCCGACGGCCGGATCTACGGCTACGGGACCGGCCGCCGGGTCGAGTCCGTGTGCTGGTCGGGCGCGCATCTCGTGCCGGTGTGCGCGACGCCCGCGGCGGTGACCGCCTACGCGGACCTGCTCGGCGCCGAGCCGCGGATCTGCTCGTCGATCATCGGGCGCGCGGACGCGGTGCTCGAGCTCTGGGACCGGCTCGGCGGGCACTGGGGGCCGGCGCGCGACGTGCGGCCGCACCAGCCGCTGCTGGTCGCCGACCGTGAGGCGCCGATCGTCGCGGATCCGCAGGTGCGACTGGTGAAGCTCGGCGAGGTCGACCAGCTCTTCCCGGCGGCCGTGGCGATGTACACCGAGGAGGTCGGCGTCTCGCCGCTGCTCGATGACGGCGGCCGGGGCTACCGCCGGCGGATCGCCGACCTGGTGCGCGCCAAGCGCGCCTACGCGCGGTTCGTCGGTGACCGGGTCGTGTTCAAGGCCGAGCTGGCGATCGTCACGCGGCGGACCACGCAGGTACAGGGCGTCTGGGTCGACCCGGAGTACCGCGGCCGGGGGCTGGCCGCGGGCGCGATGGCCGCGGTGGTCCGGGACGCGCTGCGTCGCGTCGCTCCCACCGTGAGCCTGTACGTGAACGACTACAACACCCCGGCGCGCCGGGTCTACGCGCGCTGCGGCTTCGTCCCGAACGGCAGCTTCGCCACGGTCCTCTTCTAG
- a CDS encoding LLM class F420-dependent oxidoreductase encodes MSTRWGMTVPLGGVPLADHAAVFAALTDAGFTDLWSSEVAGTDAFTPLTLAAAWQPRARLGTAITPVFTRGPGLLAMTAAALAEAAPGRFQLGIGASSPVVVGDWNAADFTRPFARSRDMLRFLRAALAGELVDQEFETFRVRRFRLERPPALPPALLLAALRPGMLRLAAAEADGVILNWLAATDVSRALTEAKSDRPGFDVVARIFVCPTRDADYARTVGRRMIAAYLTVPAYAEFHRWLGREAGLGAMWTAWAAGDRRGALAAIPDEVVDELIVHGSPEECRDHVATYAEAGVKVPVMALVPTPELENADPATLTALLTKLGRP; translated from the coding sequence ATGTCGACGCGATGGGGCATGACCGTACCGCTGGGCGGGGTTCCGCTGGCCGATCACGCCGCGGTCTTCGCAGCCCTGACCGACGCGGGCTTCACCGACCTGTGGAGCTCCGAGGTGGCCGGCACCGACGCCTTCACCCCGTTGACGCTGGCGGCCGCGTGGCAGCCGCGGGCGCGGCTCGGCACGGCGATCACCCCGGTCTTCACCCGCGGCCCCGGGCTGCTGGCGATGACCGCCGCCGCGCTGGCCGAGGCCGCGCCCGGCCGCTTCCAGCTGGGCATCGGCGCGTCCTCACCGGTCGTGGTCGGCGACTGGAACGCCGCCGACTTCACCAGGCCGTTCGCCCGCAGCCGCGACATGCTGCGCTTCCTGCGCGCCGCCCTGGCCGGCGAGCTGGTCGACCAGGAGTTCGAGACCTTCCGGGTGCGCCGCTTCCGGCTCGAGCGGCCGCCTGCCCTGCCGCCGGCGCTGCTACTCGCTGCGCTGCGGCCCGGCATGCTCCGGCTGGCGGCGGCCGAGGCCGACGGCGTGATCCTCAACTGGCTGGCCGCCACCGACGTGTCCAGGGCACTGACCGAGGCGAAATCGGACCGGCCCGGCTTCGACGTGGTCGCACGCATCTTCGTCTGCCCGACGCGGGACGCCGACTACGCGCGCACCGTCGGCCGCCGGATGATCGCGGCCTACCTGACGGTGCCGGCCTACGCGGAGTTCCACCGCTGGCTGGGCCGCGAGGCGGGGCTGGGTGCGATGTGGACGGCATGGGCGGCCGGCGACCGCCGCGGCGCGCTGGCTGCGATCCCGGACGAGGTGGTCGACGAGCTGATCGTGCATGGCTCGCCCGAGGAGTGCCGCGACCACGTCGCCACCTACGCGGAGGCCGGCGTCAAGGTCCCGGTAATGGCCCTGGTCCCGACCCCAGAGCTGGAGAACGCAGACCCGGCCACCCTCACCGCACTGCTCACAAAGCTCGGCCGACCCTAG
- a CDS encoding ATP-binding cassette domain-containing protein, with protein sequence MPVLTATGAGVRRRRRWLFRDLDVAAEPGEIVAIVGPPGSGRTTVLLALARRFRLSAGRVVGSAALGYVPEVTSPEPVLTVLEHVRERLLLVGRSPREAAAVPLLGLDPALKGFELSPYQRHVLGLVLARLENPRAVALDGVDEGLDRRESEALWGLLDDIAADGIAVLVTAREVDPARVSTSVRLGGGPAAEQPPAESEPAAAALPEAEAEPVEAEPVEAEPVETELVEAEVVEAEPVDVALVDAEVVDAALVDAEPVDAEVVDAEPVDAEVVDAEPVDAELVDAEPVDAEAELVDGEAVEAELVGAGVGGAVVEGEVVVEDEDARGGEKS encoded by the coding sequence ATGCCGGTGCTGACCGCGACCGGGGCGGGCGTACGTCGCCGCCGCCGATGGCTCTTCCGCGACCTCGACGTCGCCGCCGAACCGGGCGAGATCGTCGCGATCGTCGGGCCGCCGGGCAGCGGCCGGACGACGGTGCTGCTCGCGCTCGCCCGGCGCTTCAGGCTGTCGGCCGGGCGCGTGGTGGGTTCGGCCGCGCTGGGCTATGTGCCCGAGGTCACCTCGCCCGAGCCGGTGCTGACGGTGCTGGAGCACGTCCGGGAGCGGCTGCTGCTCGTCGGCCGGTCGCCGCGGGAGGCCGCGGCGGTGCCGCTGCTGGGTCTCGACCCGGCGCTGAAGGGCTTCGAGCTCAGCCCCTATCAGCGTCACGTGCTCGGGCTGGTGCTGGCCCGGCTGGAGAACCCGCGGGCGGTGGCGCTCGACGGGGTGGACGAGGGGCTGGACCGGCGGGAGTCGGAGGCGCTCTGGGGCCTGCTCGACGACATCGCCGCCGACGGCATCGCGGTCCTGGTGACCGCCCGGGAGGTCGATCCGGCCCGGGTCTCCACGTCGGTACGCCTGGGCGGCGGCCCCGCCGCCGAACAGCCGCCGGCGGAGAGCGAGCCGGCCGCGGCAGCCCTGCCGGAGGCCGAAGCAGAGCCGGTCGAAGCAGAGCCGGTCGAAGCAGAGCCGGTCGAAACGGAGCTGGTCGAGGCGGAGGTCGTCGAAGCGGAGCCGGTGGACGTGGCGCTGGTGGACGCGGAGGTGGTTGACGCGGCGTTGGTGGACGCGGAGCCGGTGGACGCAGAGGTGGTTGACGCGGAGCCGGTAGACGCAGAGGTGGTGGACGCGGAGCCGGTGGATGCCGAGCTGGTTGACGCCGAGCCGGTTGACGCGGAGGCGGAGCTGGTGGACGGCGAGGCGGTCGAGGCGGAGCTGGTTGGCGCCGGGGTGGGTGGGGCGGTCGTGGAGGGCGAAGTGGTCGTGGAAGACGAAGACGCGCGGGGTGGGGAGAAGTCATGA
- a CDS encoding YhgE/Pip domain-containing protein yields MTRFSSVRLAGFELRRFFRGRLPAAALVVVAVIPLLYGALYLYAFWDPYGHLNHIPAALVVEDIQATATDGTKVQAGRDLADELIEREVFDWHVTDARGAEAGLADGSYQIALRIPRDFSANLTTGPDADAVPKSAQLIVLSDDATNYLSGVFSRTAFEEVRVAAAQSAQAGYFDKMLIGFTDLKKQTQEAADGAGKLDDGLTDASTGADRLEGGLNNASRGAGQLSGGLGSAARGAGDLADGLASLQSGAAQLASGTRQAADGGKRLATAVDTAADRIEPMLRNNAKRIEDAANKAADGADLLASNVGKLSAAADDAVERAEQLKAYLDGLPDDTAGIGEARATAGELVAAAKRVQSTIRAADLDGLSERLHDVAVTARKVADAAPRLADDVASARRNIDDLATGLGELATGAQRLNNGTADAAAGATDLRGGIYQLASGARRLDGGLDRLSTGGRQLATGIGDLQGGAAELASGLADGADQIPGYGEDTSDRAEALSEPVGLDRTVRHPAATYGVGFAPYFLALALWVGAMISFMVLRPLNRRYVVSAAPAYRVALAGLLPAVAVGLAQAVLLFAVVVFGLGLSPVNPLVTLGLMMLTATTFAAIMQLLGAALGAAGRVVALALLMLQLTSSGGTYPVQTSPAFFQAAHPLLPMTYVVEALRHAIDGGSAGTVSRGALVLLGFALGALALTVAVAGRARRLTPSALHPELVI; encoded by the coding sequence ATGACCAGGTTTTCCAGTGTGCGGCTCGCCGGCTTCGAGCTGCGCCGCTTCTTCCGGGGCCGGCTGCCCGCGGCCGCCCTCGTCGTCGTCGCCGTCATCCCGCTGCTCTACGGCGCGCTCTACCTCTACGCCTTCTGGGATCCCTACGGCCACCTCAACCACATCCCCGCCGCCCTGGTCGTCGAGGACATCCAGGCCACCGCGACCGACGGCACCAAGGTCCAGGCCGGACGGGACCTCGCCGACGAGCTGATCGAGCGCGAGGTCTTCGACTGGCACGTGACCGACGCGCGCGGCGCCGAGGCCGGCCTCGCCGACGGCAGCTATCAGATCGCGCTGCGCATCCCGCGTGACTTCTCCGCCAACCTGACCACCGGGCCCGACGCCGACGCCGTGCCGAAGTCCGCGCAGCTCATCGTCCTCAGCGACGACGCCACGAACTACCTCTCGGGCGTCTTCTCCCGTACCGCCTTCGAGGAGGTGCGGGTCGCCGCCGCGCAGAGCGCGCAGGCCGGCTACTTCGACAAGATGCTCATCGGCTTCACCGATCTGAAGAAGCAGACGCAGGAGGCCGCCGACGGCGCCGGGAAGCTCGATGACGGCCTGACCGACGCGAGCACGGGCGCCGACCGGCTCGAGGGCGGGCTGAACAACGCCAGCCGGGGGGCAGGCCAGCTCTCCGGCGGCCTCGGCAGCGCCGCGCGCGGCGCGGGCGACCTCGCCGACGGGCTGGCCTCGCTGCAGTCCGGCGCGGCGCAGCTCGCCTCGGGCACGCGACAGGCCGCCGACGGCGGCAAGCGGCTGGCGACCGCGGTCGACACCGCCGCCGACCGGATCGAGCCGATGCTGCGTAACAACGCCAAGCGCATCGAGGACGCCGCGAACAAGGCCGCGGACGGCGCCGACCTGCTCGCCAGCAACGTCGGCAAGCTGAGCGCCGCCGCCGACGACGCGGTGGAGCGCGCCGAGCAGCTGAAGGCGTACCTGGACGGGCTGCCCGACGACACCGCCGGGATCGGCGAGGCGCGCGCGACCGCCGGTGAGCTGGTCGCCGCCGCGAAGCGGGTGCAGTCCACGATCCGCGCCGCCGACCTGGACGGGCTGAGCGAGCGCCTGCACGACGTCGCCGTGACGGCGCGCAAGGTCGCCGACGCGGCGCCGCGCCTGGCCGACGACGTCGCCTCCGCCCGCCGGAACATCGACGACCTGGCCACCGGCCTCGGCGAGCTCGCGACGGGCGCGCAGCGGCTGAACAACGGCACCGCCGACGCCGCGGCCGGCGCCACCGACCTGCGCGGCGGCATCTACCAGCTGGCCTCCGGCGCTCGTCGCCTCGACGGCGGGCTCGACCGGCTGTCCACCGGTGGCCGTCAGCTCGCCACTGGCATCGGCGACCTCCAGGGCGGCGCCGCCGAGCTGGCCTCCGGGCTGGCGGACGGGGCGGATCAGATCCCCGGGTACGGCGAGGACACCTCGGACCGGGCGGAGGCGCTGAGCGAACCGGTCGGTCTCGATCGGACGGTGCGCCACCCGGCCGCCACCTACGGCGTCGGCTTCGCGCCGTACTTCCTGGCCCTGGCCCTCTGGGTCGGCGCGATGATCAGCTTCATGGTGCTGCGCCCGCTGAACCGGCGGTACGTCGTCTCGGCCGCACCCGCGTACCGGGTCGCCCTCGCCGGCCTGTTGCCAGCGGTGGCGGTCGGGCTGGCGCAGGCCGTGCTGCTCTTCGCGGTGGTGGTGTTCGGGCTCGGCCTGAGCCCGGTGAACCCGCTGGTCACCCTCGGGCTGATGATGCTGACCGCGACGACGTTCGCCGCGATCATGCAGCTGCTCGGCGCCGCGCTCGGCGCGGCCGGCCGGGTCGTCGCGCTGGCCCTGCTGATGTTGCAGCTGACGTCCTCGGGCGGCACCTACCCGGTGCAGACCTCGCCGGCCTTCTTCCAGGCGGCCCACCCGCTACTGCCGATGACATACGTCGTCGAGGCGCTCCGGCACGCGATCGACGGCGGCTCGGCCGGTACGGTGAGCAGGGGCGCGCTGGTGCTGCTGGGCTTCGCGCTCGGCGCGCTGGCACTGACCGTGGCGGTCGCCGGCCGGGCCCGCCGCCTGACCCCGTCCGCCCTGCATCCGGAGCTGGTGATCTGA
- a CDS encoding TetR/AcrR family transcriptional regulator: protein MDGRTRRREDTRQRLFEAAVELIAEQGFSATTVDDIALRAKVAKGTVYYNFASKTALFEELLRHGIGLLTEDFRAAVKGLPPRDAVAALIRAQLEYIRRYRSFAQLLLSEMWRTNREWQQTLVLLREEAIGTIAETVRAGVDSGDLPADLDVRVAASALFGVGLVVAVDWLVFQPDRPIEDVERSLLGLVRRVA from the coding sequence GTGGACGGTAGGACCCGCAGGCGCGAGGACACCCGGCAGCGCCTGTTCGAGGCGGCGGTGGAGCTGATCGCGGAGCAGGGCTTCTCGGCGACGACGGTCGACGACATCGCCCTGCGGGCGAAGGTCGCCAAGGGCACCGTCTACTACAACTTCGCCTCGAAGACGGCGCTCTTCGAGGAGCTGCTCCGGCACGGCATCGGCCTGCTGACCGAGGACTTCCGTGCGGCGGTCAAGGGCCTGCCGCCCCGGGACGCGGTGGCGGCCCTGATCCGGGCGCAGCTGGAGTACATCCGCCGGTACCGGTCGTTCGCGCAGCTGCTGCTCTCGGAGATGTGGCGCACCAACCGGGAGTGGCAGCAGACCCTGGTGCTGCTGCGGGAGGAGGCGATCGGGACCATCGCGGAGACCGTCCGGGCCGGCGTCGACTCCGGTGACCTGCCGGCCGACCTCGACGTCCGGGTGGCCGCGTCGGCGCTGTTCGGGGTCGGCCTGGTCGTGGCGGTCGACTGGCTCGTGTTCCAGCCGGACCGCCCGATCGAGGACGTCGAGCGGTCCCTGCTGGGCCTGGTCCGCCGGGTGGCCTAG
- a CDS encoding DUF998 domain-containing protein has product MPHRTVPAAWLESPAAERGQGGSAVAAVAGCASLVGVLIMLFALVAAPGSWLLGYISEAGTPGLPLAAPYRAGLVLLAAGAGLLGLALRRRSRLLAPLLGAAAFAATSGVVPCSSGCPLPPFEPTTAGDVVHAAATIVAAVLALGAMVTVALCRALRPAVRRLATAAAALIVPLGAALGAVMLLAGRGPASATLERLVVLVGVGWIVGTSLLTALAPDPA; this is encoded by the coding sequence ATGCCGCACCGCACCGTCCCCGCCGCGTGGCTCGAATCGCCCGCGGCCGAGCGTGGGCAGGGCGGCTCCGCCGTCGCGGCGGTCGCGGGGTGCGCGAGCCTCGTCGGCGTACTGATCATGCTGTTCGCCCTGGTCGCCGCGCCCGGTTCGTGGCTGCTGGGCTACATCAGCGAGGCCGGCACGCCCGGGCTGCCGCTCGCCGCGCCGTACCGGGCCGGGCTGGTCCTGCTCGCCGCCGGCGCCGGGCTCCTCGGCCTCGCCCTGCGGCGGCGGTCCCGCCTCCTCGCGCCGCTACTCGGCGCCGCCGCCTTCGCCGCGACCTCCGGCGTCGTGCCGTGCAGCAGCGGTTGCCCGCTGCCGCCCTTCGAGCCGACGACCGCCGGCGACGTGGTGCACGCGGCGGCCACCATCGTCGCGGCGGTGCTGGCGCTCGGCGCGATGGTCACCGTCGCGCTCTGCCGCGCCCTGCGCCCCGCCGTCCGCCGGCTCGCCACCGCCGCGGCGGCGCTCATCGTGCCGCTCGGCGCCGCCCTCGGCGCGGTCATGCTGCTGGCCGGCCGCGGCCCGGCGAGCGCCACGCTGGAACGGCTCGTCGTGCTCGTCGGTGTCGGCTGGATCGTCGGCACCTCCCTGCTGACGGCGCTGGCTCCCGATCCGGCCTAG
- a CDS encoding MerR family transcriptional regulator: MGTAFDDADFPAYTMGRAADIIGVTPAFLRSLGTAGLIEPERSLGGHRRYSRHQLQLAVRVRQLLDEGILLTAACRIVMLEDRLAAAHRRIVALGGTLTADDDADLPTQTHPAVYYPSARQDLSPSTS, from the coding sequence ATGGGTACCGCGTTCGACGACGCCGACTTCCCGGCGTACACGATGGGTCGCGCCGCCGACATCATCGGCGTGACGCCGGCCTTCCTGCGCAGCCTGGGCACGGCCGGCCTGATCGAGCCGGAACGCTCCCTCGGCGGCCACCGCAGGTACTCCCGGCACCAGCTCCAGCTGGCCGTCCGGGTCCGGCAGCTGCTCGACGAGGGCATCCTGCTGACCGCGGCGTGCCGCATCGTAATGCTCGAGGACCGGCTGGCGGCGGCGCACCGCCGCATCGTCGCCCTCGGCGGCACCCTCACCGCCGACGACGACGCCGACCTGCCCACGCAGACCCACCCGGCCGTCTACTATCCGTCGGCCCGCCAGGACCTCTCCCCCTCGACGTCCTGA